A genome region from Nicotiana tabacum cultivar K326 chromosome 13, ASM71507v2, whole genome shotgun sequence includes the following:
- the LOC107793477 gene encoding TMV resistance protein N-like: MESSSASASTSQFFRWNYDVFLSFRGVDTRKSFTSHLGENLNMRGIKTFQDDKSLEHGASIPDELCKAIEESQCALIIFSKNYATSRWCLNELVKIMDCKSQFGQTVIPVFYDVDPSHVRNQRESFAEAFAKHETKYKDNVEGMQRWRIALTAAANLKGCDIRDKTEADCIRQIVDQISSKLCKISLSYLHNIVGINTHLEEIESLLRIGINDVRIVGIWGMGGVGKTTIARAMFDTLLGRKDSSYQFDGACFLKDIKENKRGMHSLQNTLLSQLLRENANYNNEDDGKHQMASRLRSKKVLIVLDDIDDKDHYLEHLAGDLDWFGNGSRIIVTTRDKHLIGKNDVIYEVTALPDHESIQLFYQYAFKKEVPDEYFKKLSLEVINHAKGLPLALKVWGSSLHKMDITVWKSAIEQMKNNPNSKIVQKLKISYDGLESMQQEIFLDIACFLRGEEKDYIMQVLKSCYFGVEYGLDVLIRKSLVFITEDGKIDMHDLIQEMGRYIVNFSKDPGERNRLWLAKDFEDVMINNTGTMAVEAIWVCEAMNWDTIRTLHLGNEAMKNMKRLRILTIMRLWSFDGSIEYLPNSLRWFVFGGYPWESFPAEFEPKKLVHLALTSSSLCYLWTGTKDLPSLRRIDLMRSKRLMQTPDFTGMPNLEYVNFYKCSNLEEVHHSMGCCRKLIRLSLGYCKSLKRFPCVNVESLESLSLGYCSSLEKFPEIHGRMKPEIQIHMLGSGIRELPSSYFQYQTHITDLHLSFMKNLVALPSSICRLKSLVSLNVWGCQKLESLPEEIGDLDNLEELYARCTLISRPPSSIVHLNKLKILKFGGFKDGVYFEFPAVAAGLRSLEDLDLSECNLIDGGLPEDVGSLSSLKELDLSRNNFEHLPRSIAQLGALQSLNLSNCERLTQLPELPPELNLLHVDCHMALKFINYLVTKRKKLQRVIFPYDEDDEDDAHNDTKYNLFAHALFHNISSLRHDISASDTLSENVFTIWNPKKKIPSWFLLQGTNSSVSVNLPENWYIPDKFLGFAVCYCGSLIDTTAQLIPECDDGMSCMTQKLALSECDTESSDDSERYTPIHFFLVPLAVLWDTSKANGKTPNDYEIIRISFSGEMKDYGLRLLYKEEADDEALSQMRENNNETTEHSTGIRSSRSDHSEHHDSVTDESSCCCHIL, from the exons ATGGAATCATCTTCTGCTTCTGCGAGTACTTCACAGTTTTTTCGATGGAACTACGATGTTTTTCTAAGTTTTAGAGGTGTAGATACACGGAAATCATTTACGAGTCACCTGGGCGAAAACTTGAATATGAGGGGAATAAAAACCTTTCAAGATGATAAAAGTCTAGAGCATGGCGCATCCATCCCAGATGAACTCTGTAAAGCTATCGAGGAGTCTCAATGTGCACTCATCATTTTCTCAAAGAATTATGCAACATCGAGGTGGTGCTTGAATGAACTAGTGAAAATCATGGATTGCAAGTCCCAGTTTGGACAAACTGTCATACCGGTCTTCTATGATGTGGATCCATCACATGTTCGGAATCAGAGGGAGAGCTTTGCTGAAGCATTTGCCAAACATGAAACAAAGTATAAGGATAATGTCGAGGGAATGCAAAGATGGAGGATTGCTTTAACTGCAGCGGCCAATCTCAAAGGCTGTGATATTCGTGACAA GACTGAAGCAGACTGTATTCGACAGATTGTTGACCAAATCTCCTCCAAATTATGCaagatttctttatcttattTGCATAACATTGTTGGAATAAATACCCATTTAGAGGAAATAGAATCCCTACTAAGGATAGGAATCAATGATGTTCGGATTGTGGGGATCTGGGGCATGGGGGGAGTGGGTAAAACGACAATAGCTAGAGCTATGTTTGATACTCTTTTAGGAAGAAAGGATAGTTCCTATCAATTTGATGGTGCTTGTTTCCTTAAGGATATTAAAGAAAACAAACGTGGAATGCATTCTCTTCAAAATACCCTTCTCTCTCAACTTTTAAGGGAAAATGCTAATTACAATAATGAGGATGACGGAAAGCACCAAATGGCTAGTAGACTTCGTTCTAAGAAAGTCCTAATTGTGCTTGATGACATAGATGATAAAGATCATTATTTAGAGCATTTAGCAGGTGATCTTGATTGGTTTGGTAATGGCAGTAGAATTATTGTAACAACTAGAGACAAGCATTTGATTGGGAAGAATGATGTAATATATGAAGTGACTGCACTACCTGATCATGAATCAATTCAATTGTTCTACCAGTATGCTTTCAAAAAAGAGGTTCCAGATGAGTATTTTAAGAAGCTTTCATTGGAGGTCATAAATCATGCTAAAGGCCTTCCTTTAGCCCTCAAAGTGTGGGGTTCTTCCTTACATAAGATGGATATAACTGTGTGGAAAAGTGCTATAGAGCAAATGAAGAATAATCCTAATtcaaaaattgttcaaaaactcAAAATTAGTTATGATGGATTAGAGTCCATGCAACAAGAGATTTTTCTGGATATAGCATGCTTCTTACGCGGGGAAGAAAAAGATTACATCATGCAAGTTCTCAAGAGTTGTTATTTTGGAGTTGAATATGGATTGGATGTCCTAATCAGAAAATCTCTTGTGTTCATCACTGAAGATGGTAAAATTGATATGCATGACCTAATACAAGAAATGGGTAGATATATAGTGAACTTTTCAAAGGATCCGGGAGAACGCAACAGACTATGGCTCGCCAAGGATTTTGAAGACGTGATGATCAATAATACG GGTACCATGGCAGTGGAAGCAATTTGGGTTTGTGAGGCCATGAATTGGGATACAATTCGTACACTACACTTAGGCAATGAggctatgaaaaatatgaaaaggcTTAGGATATTAACCATAATGAGGTTGTGGTCCTTTGATGGCTCCATTGAGTATCTGCCCAACAGCTTGCGTTGGTTTGTCTTTGGTGGCTATCCTTGGGAGTCATTCCCAGCTGAATTTGAACCCAAAAAGCTTGTTCACCTTGCACTCACATCCAGTTCACTGTGTTATTTATGGACGGGAACAAAG GATTTGCCGTCTCTACGGAGGATAGATCTCATGCGGTCTAAAAGACTGATGCAAACACCAGATTTCACGGGGATGCCAAATTTGGAGTATGTGAATTtttataaatgtagtaatctTGAAGAGGTTCACCATTCCATGGGATGTTGCAGAAAACTCATTCGGTTAAGTTTGGGTTATTGTAAAAGCCTTAAGAGGTTTCCATGTGTTAACGTGGAATCTCTTGAATCTCTCAGTTTAGGATATTGCTCAAGTTTAGAGAAATTTCCAGAAATCCACGGGAGAATGAAGCCGGAGATACAGATTCACATGCTAGGCTCTGGGATAAGGGAACTACCATCCTCATATTTTCAGTACCAAACTCATATTACCGACCTACATTTGAGCTTTATGAAAAACCTTGTTGCTCTTCCAAGCAGCATCTGTAGGTTGAAAAGTTTGGTTAGTCTAAATGTGTGGGGTTGCCAAAAACTGGAAAGTTTGCCAGAAGAGATAGGGGATTTAGACAACTTGGAGGAGCTTTATGCCCGCTGTACTCTAATTTCACGACCTCCGTCTTCCATCGTACACTTGAACAAACTTAAAATCTTGAAGTTTGGAGGCTTCAAAGATGGAGTGTACTTTGAGTTCCCTGCGGTGGCTGCAGGATTACGATCATTGGAAGATTTGGATCTCAGTGAGTGCAATCTAATAGATGGAGGACTTCCGGAAGATGTTGGATCCTTATCCTCTTTGAAAGAGTTGGATCTCAGTAGAAATAATTTTGAGCATTTGCCTCGAAGCATAGCCCAACTTGGTGCTCTTCAATCCTTAAACTTATCAAATTGCGAGAGGCTTACACAGCTACCAGAACTTCCCCCTGAATTAAATTTATTGCATGTAGATTGTCATATGGCTCTGAAATTTATCAATTATTTAGTAACAAAGAGAAAGAAACTACAGAGAGTGATATTCCCTTatgatgaggatgatgaggatgatgcacACAATGATACTAAATATAATTTGTTTGCACATGCCCTGTTTCATAATATCTCTTCCTTGAGGCATGACATCTCTGCTTCAGATACCTTGTCCGAAAATGTGTTTACCATTTGGAATCCTAAGAAGAAGATCCCAAGTTGGTTCCTCCTTCAGGGAACGAATAGTAGTGTATCGGTCAATTTGCCTGAAAATTGGTATATACCtgataaatttttgggatttgctGTATGTTACTGTGGCAGCTTAATTGACACCACAGCTCAATTGATTCCCGAATGTGATGATGGGATGTCGTGCATGACCCAGAAACTTGCCTTATCAGAATGTGATACAGAATCATCCGACGACTCAGAACGGTATACACCAATTCATTTTTTCTTGGTACCTCTTGCAGTCTTATGGGATACATCTAAGGCAAATGGCAAAACACCAAATGACTATGAGATTATTAGGATATCTTTTTCTGGAGAAATGAAGGACTATGGACTTCGTTTGTTGTATAAAGAAGAAGCTGATGATGAGGCCTTGTCACAAATGAGGGAAAATAACAATGAAACAACAGAACATTCCACTGGGATAAGGAGTAGCAGATCTGACCATAGTGAACACCATGACTCCGTGACCGATGAATCCAGTTGCTGCTGTCACATACTGTAA